The following proteins are co-located in the Paludibaculum fermentans genome:
- a CDS encoding class I SAM-dependent methyltransferase translates to MDLYEAIHQAQWWEMAHADPSLVLDLIDAFRRSKTMFTAVSLGVFDRLHHSQASSAALAVELNLHPGALTRLLDGCVGLGLLTKSGELYANTQEAEVYLRRESPDTLSGYILYSDQVLFQLWSHLDEAVREGTHRWDQSFGGKSALFDHFFRTPEARQTFLSGMHGLGQIGSPAVVRIFNLNQFRHMVDLGGATGHLSIAACERYGNLRATVFDLPAVVESARPHISASRAADRLSVVAGDFFADPFPAGDLYAVSRILHDWSEEKIHRLLHKIHAALPAGGALLIAETLLDEDASGPVSSQMQSLNMLVCTEGRERTPSEYKVLLESCGFCRVEARRTGSPLDAVLAFKKE, encoded by the coding sequence TTGGACCTCTATGAAGCGATACATCAGGCACAATGGTGGGAGATGGCACACGCTGATCCTTCGCTGGTACTAGACCTCATCGACGCGTTCCGGCGCTCGAAGACAATGTTCACCGCGGTGTCGCTCGGCGTCTTCGACCGATTGCACCATTCGCAGGCCTCCTCTGCCGCCCTGGCCGTGGAACTGAATCTGCATCCCGGCGCGCTGACCCGGTTACTTGATGGATGTGTCGGACTGGGCCTGCTGACCAAATCGGGAGAATTGTACGCAAACACGCAGGAAGCGGAGGTCTACCTCCGTCGCGAAAGCCCCGATACGCTCAGCGGCTACATCCTCTACTCGGATCAGGTCCTGTTCCAGTTGTGGAGTCACCTGGACGAGGCCGTCCGGGAAGGTACCCACCGCTGGGACCAATCTTTCGGCGGAAAGTCGGCTTTGTTTGACCACTTTTTCCGCACGCCGGAGGCGCGCCAGACATTTTTGTCCGGTATGCACGGTTTGGGGCAAATCGGTTCACCGGCCGTGGTCCGGATCTTCAATTTGAACCAGTTCCGGCACATGGTGGACCTAGGTGGCGCGACCGGACATCTTTCGATTGCAGCCTGCGAACGCTACGGCAATCTGCGCGCCACGGTCTTCGACCTGCCGGCCGTCGTCGAGTCGGCTCGGCCGCACATTTCCGCCTCCCGTGCCGCGGACCGGCTTTCCGTCGTCGCCGGCGACTTCTTTGCCGACCCGTTTCCCGCGGGCGACCTGTATGCCGTCAGCCGGATACTTCACGATTGGTCCGAAGAGAAGATCCATCGGCTCCTGCACAAGATCCATGCCGCCTTGCCGGCAGGCGGAGCCCTGCTGATCGCGGAGACGCTTCTGGATGAAGACGCCTCCGGCCCGGTCTCCTCCCAGATGCAGTCATTAAACATGCTTGTTTGTACGGAAGGCCGTGAACGCACCCCTTCGGAATACAAGGTGCTCTTGGAGTCCTGCGGGTTCTGCCGCGTCGAGGCCCGCCGTACTGGTTCACCGCTTGACGCTGTGCTCGCATTCAAGAAAGAATAG
- a CDS encoding ATP-binding protein — protein MVSTADLTEGLVKEAYRTLAHPKKIRSIATKFSMFTAMLVFWVISVVLAYDISSNADGVRLSKVAILLAILLLVAGTIARFTTRLLVKPLLLLQEGIQEARAGRMKKVQLSSTGDEIEVLGDSFNAMIGSLETYQEQLREHQEQLEEKIRSRTDELEQALQKALSASQAKSEFLANMSHELRTPMSGVIGMLDLVLDSPVSNEQREQLKAAQNCAHSLLGLLNDLLDLSKIEAGRMVIEEIPFDVRQLVSDCAKTHQLRARSKSVALTWEVDPAVPSQLIGDPLRLRQILANLFSNAVKFTPAGSVRASISADVSESGETAPVKLRIRVSDTGVGIPKEKLDAIFEKFTQADGSISRRFGGTGLGLAITKRLVMLLGGHIEVESEPGKGSTFVAVIPMMPGSSEGREAMRQSALAPPESVDENGRGLVLLVEDNLINQKVVTSLLRKKGYTIDVANNGQQALESLEAKSYRLVLMDVQMPVLDGLEATRRIRADQRFAHLPVVAMTAHAMNGDRERCLQAGMNAYIAKPVDHKHLLTLVEQYMDQPLFPLQEKPVAAAPVRASIGSASRMMDADPVLLGQMMQLFLQLAPERLKKLQAATESGDLAALRSDAQRIQSAAQSIMAAAVAETAARLDRAAEDSDFEAARISLEAMEVELRRLQESAVPAVS, from the coding sequence ATGGTTTCGACGGCTGATTTGACCGAAGGTTTAGTGAAGGAAGCATATAGAACCTTGGCCCATCCCAAGAAGATCCGGTCGATCGCGACGAAGTTCTCGATGTTCACCGCGATGCTCGTCTTCTGGGTGATCTCCGTAGTACTCGCGTACGATATATCCTCCAACGCGGACGGGGTGAGATTGAGCAAGGTCGCGATCCTGCTCGCGATTCTCCTGCTGGTGGCCGGCACCATTGCCAGGTTCACGACGCGCCTTCTGGTCAAGCCGCTGCTCCTGCTTCAGGAGGGGATTCAAGAGGCCCGGGCCGGCCGGATGAAGAAAGTTCAGCTCAGCAGCACCGGCGACGAGATAGAAGTTCTAGGGGATAGCTTCAATGCGATGATCGGCTCACTGGAGACGTATCAGGAGCAACTGCGGGAACACCAGGAGCAGTTGGAAGAGAAGATCCGGAGCCGGACAGACGAACTGGAACAGGCCCTGCAAAAGGCGCTGTCCGCGAGCCAGGCCAAAAGCGAGTTCCTGGCAAACATGTCGCATGAACTGCGCACTCCGATGAGCGGAGTGATCGGGATGCTGGATCTCGTGCTGGACAGCCCGGTAAGCAACGAGCAGCGTGAACAATTGAAAGCGGCGCAGAACTGCGCCCATTCCCTATTGGGCTTGTTGAACGACCTGCTGGACCTCTCGAAGATCGAAGCCGGCCGCATGGTGATCGAGGAGATCCCGTTCGATGTCCGCCAACTCGTTTCGGATTGTGCCAAGACGCATCAGTTGAGGGCTCGCTCGAAGAGCGTCGCCCTGACGTGGGAAGTGGATCCGGCGGTCCCGTCCCAGTTGATCGGCGATCCTCTGAGACTGCGCCAGATTCTGGCCAATCTGTTCAGCAATGCAGTGAAGTTCACGCCAGCGGGGTCTGTGCGGGCCTCGATTTCCGCGGACGTGTCAGAATCCGGCGAGACGGCTCCGGTGAAGCTGCGGATTCGTGTATCGGACACCGGCGTCGGCATCCCCAAGGAAAAGCTCGACGCCATTTTCGAAAAGTTTACACAGGCGGACGGCAGTATCAGCCGGCGCTTCGGCGGCACAGGCCTGGGCTTGGCAATCACGAAGCGTCTGGTCATGCTGCTGGGCGGGCACATCGAAGTAGAAAGTGAACCGGGCAAGGGCAGCACGTTCGTTGCTGTGATTCCGATGATGCCGGGCAGCAGCGAGGGCCGGGAGGCGATGCGGCAGAGTGCGCTGGCCCCACCCGAATCGGTGGATGAGAATGGCCGCGGCCTGGTTTTGCTGGTAGAAGACAACCTCATCAATCAGAAAGTCGTGACCTCCCTGCTCCGCAAGAAGGGCTACACGATCGACGTAGCCAACAACGGACAGCAAGCGTTGGAGAGCCTGGAAGCCAAGTCTTACCGGTTGGTCCTCATGGACGTTCAAATGCCCGTGCTGGATGGGCTGGAGGCTACCCGGCGTATTCGGGCCGACCAGCGCTTTGCGCACCTGCCGGTTGTGGCCATGACCGCGCATGCCATGAATGGCGACAGGGAACGCTGCCTGCAAGCGGGCATGAACGCGTACATTGCCAAGCCCGTGGATCACAAGCATCTGCTCACGCTGGTGGAGCAGTACATGGATCAGCCGCTGTTCCCCCTGCAGGAGAAACCCGTGGCAGCAGCACCGGTGCGGGCCAGCATCGGCTCAGCATCCCGCATGATGGACGCCGACCCCGTACTGCTGGGCCAGATGATGCAACTGTTCCTGCAACTGGCGCCTGAGCGGTTAAAGAAGCTCCAGGCAGCCACCGAATCCGGCGATCTGGCCGCGCTGAGGAGCGATGCGCAGCGAATCCAGAGCGCGGCGCAAAGCATCATGGCGGCAGCGGTGGCAGAGACGGCCGCCCGCTTGGATCGAGCCGCCGAGGATTCCGATTTCGAAGCGGCTCGTATCAGCCTTGAAGCGATGGAAGTGGAACTCCGCCGGCTGCAGGAGTCAGCGGTCCCGGCCGTTAGCTAG
- a CDS encoding carbonic anhydrase, translating into MIDILTGLKRFQSDVYPSHRELFAHLAENQQPRALFITCSDSRVVPNLILQAEPGDLFLIRNAGNIVPPLGSADGGGTVASIEYAVEALGITDVILCGHTNCGAMKGILHPEKVASMPNVAAWVQHAAPARREVERLFPDVDEHERMERMVEQNVIQQVKNLLTHPFIRSRVEGARMEIYGWVYDIRSGLVRGMDDSGKEFSEIHFESHGSPDEKRMLRELEKDEEFWERI; encoded by the coding sequence ATGATCGACATCCTGACCGGACTTAAGCGCTTTCAATCCGACGTCTACCCCAGCCACCGCGAACTCTTCGCTCACCTGGCCGAAAACCAGCAGCCGCGGGCGTTGTTCATCACCTGCTCCGATTCGCGTGTCGTCCCAAACCTGATCCTACAGGCTGAACCAGGCGACCTCTTTCTCATCCGCAACGCCGGCAACATCGTGCCGCCCTTGGGGTCTGCCGATGGTGGCGGCACCGTCGCGTCCATTGAGTATGCCGTGGAGGCGCTGGGCATCACGGACGTGATCTTGTGTGGGCACACAAACTGCGGAGCCATGAAGGGGATCCTGCACCCCGAGAAAGTGGCTTCCATGCCGAACGTGGCGGCCTGGGTGCAACACGCCGCACCCGCCCGGCGTGAAGTGGAAAGGCTCTTTCCCGATGTGGATGAGCACGAACGGATGGAGCGCATGGTGGAGCAGAACGTCATCCAGCAGGTGAAGAATCTATTAACCCATCCGTTCATCCGGTCTCGCGTCGAAGGCGCCCGCATGGAGATATATGGTTGGGTGTACGACATCCGCTCCGGCCTCGTGCGTGGCATGGACGATTCCGGCAAGGAGTTCAGCGAGATTCACTTCGAATCGCACGGCTCTCCGGACGAAAAGCGCATGCTGCGCGAGTTGGAGAAGGACGAGGAGTTCTGGGAGCGGATCTAG